Proteins encoded by one window of Salicibibacter halophilus:
- a CDS encoding AraC family transcriptional regulator: MDLLEKMNAAVTYIEDNLDDEINYAEVAKIACFSEHHFKRMFSFIAGISLTEYVRRRRLTLAAFDLKERDVRVLDVAVKYGYHSADSFSRAFQALHNVTPSSARNSNVPLKAYPRMTFQIAIKGDVEMNYRFVEKEAFTIVGKKETIASNETEFHPEMWEDLEAIEEKVKPYDNTSFSGILHVSLPKENGNIDYYIATVTTKTCPEEFEQLDIPSHTWAVFTAMGEMPEALLTTWERVYTEWFPTSGYELAEAPEFVKGRESKTEIWVPVKKKS; the protein is encoded by the coding sequence TTGGATTTGCTTGAAAAGATGAATGCAGCGGTAACCTATATCGAGGATAATTTGGATGATGAGATCAATTATGCAGAGGTTGCAAAGATCGCGTGCTTTTCTGAACACCATTTTAAACGAATGTTTTCGTTTATTGCTGGTATATCTTTAACGGAATATGTCCGTAGAAGGCGTTTAACCTTGGCTGCTTTTGATTTAAAAGAAAGGGATGTAAGAGTGCTTGATGTAGCGGTGAAGTATGGCTATCATTCAGCGGATTCTTTTTCAAGGGCGTTTCAAGCGTTGCACAATGTAACCCCAAGTTCAGCCAGAAATTCTAACGTTCCATTAAAAGCTTATCCTCGGATGACCTTCCAAATTGCGATTAAGGGTGATGTAGAAATGAATTACAGGTTTGTGGAAAAAGAAGCTTTTACTATCGTGGGAAAAAAAGAAACGATAGCGTCTAATGAAACCGAATTTCATCCAGAAATGTGGGAGGATCTTGAAGCGATCGAAGAAAAAGTTAAGCCATATGATAATACCTCATTTTCGGGGATCCTACATGTTTCATTGCCAAAAGAGAATGGAAACATCGATTACTATATTGCCACGGTGACGACCAAGACATGTCCCGAAGAATTCGAACAATTGGATATCCCATCTCATACGTGGGCAGTATTTACAGCAATGGGGGAAATGCCAGAGGCCTTATTAACGACATGGGAACGAGTATACACCGAATGGTTCCCGACATCCGGATATGAATTAGCTGAAGCCCCTGAATTTGTGAAAGGAAGGGAATCGAAAACAGAGATTTGGGTCCCTGTTAAGAAAAAGAGTTAG